A window of Citrus sinensis cultivar Valencia sweet orange chromosome 7, DVS_A1.0, whole genome shotgun sequence contains these coding sequences:
- the LOC102619029 gene encoding E3 ubiquitin-protein ligase ATL76 — protein MPASSFSSTQLSHDFIGKFHSRKLLLQHPYNQQPITAAPPPYPAKGCLHFNVVMFFSILISAVVCSLGFHFLIRCVFLRCSRLLDSESNANSSTPLGKSSGIQQESLRDFPVVNYSTELKLSGSDTECVICLSEFAPGESLRVLPKCNHGFHVHCIDKWLRSHSSCPKCRHCLIETCEESVGFSQTSSSEHSVVVPETVDSIRPLEPEGIICNYGGMS, from the coding sequence atGCCAGCAAGCTCTTTCTCATCCACCCAACTCTCCCATGATTTTATCGGAAAATTTCACTCCAGAAAATTACTACTGCAACATCCTTATAACCAACAACCAATCACAGCTGCTCCTCCTCCTTACCCTGCTAAAGGTTGCTTGCACTTCAATGTTGTGATGTTCTTCTCAATCCTCATAAGCGCCGTAGTTTGCTCACTCGGGTTTCATTTTCTCATCAGGTGCGTATTCTTAAGGTGCTCAAGACTGTTAGACTCTGAATCTAATGCAAACTCCTCGACCCCGTTAGGCAAGTCTTCGGGAATTCAGCAAGAATCACTTCGGGATTTTCCTGTGGTGAATTACTCAACAGAGTTGAAGCTTTCAGGCTCGGACACAGAATGTGTTATATGTCTCTCAGAGTTTGCGCCAGGTGAGAGTCTGCGGGTGCTGCCGAAATGCAACCATGGATTTCACGTTCATTGCATCGATAAGTGGCTGAGATCGCATTCTTCTTGCCCGAAATGTAGGCATTGCCTGATTGAAACATGCGAGGAAAGTGTAGGGTTTAGTCAGACTAGCTCTTCAGAACATTCAGTGGTAGTGCCAGAAACTGTCGACAGTATTAGGCCTCTGGAACCTGAAGGTATCATATGCAATTATGGGGGAATGAGCTAA
- the LOC102619331 gene encoding RING-H2 finger protein ATL10-like, whose protein sequence is MPTSSFLSTKHLPDFLGKFQSRKLLIQNPHNQEPITAAPPPYPAKSCLHSNVVIVLSFLICSLICSLGFHFLLKCVFIRCSRLLDSESNANSLTTSGKSSGIKKKALRNFPVVNYSTELKLPGLDTECVICLSNFLPGERVRMLPICNHGFHVRCIDKWLRSHSSCPKCRRCLIETCENIVGSTQASSSRHSAPETLTTVSIRPLEPHGIIRNYGGLC, encoded by the coding sequence ATGCCAACAAGTTCTTTCTTATCCACTAAACACTTACCAGATTTTCTTGGAAAATTTCAGTCCAGAAAGTTGCTAATACAAAATCCTCATAACCAAGAACCAATCACAGCTGCTCCCCCTCCTTACCCAGCCAAAAGTTGCTTGCACTCAAATGTTGTGATAGTCCTCTCATTCCTCATATGCTCCTTAATTTGCTCACTTGGGTTTCATTTCCTTTTGAAGTGCGTATTCATAAGGTGCTCAAGATTGTTAGATTCTGAGTCTAATGCAAATTCCTTGACCACGTCAGGCAAGTCCTCAGGAATCAAGAAAAAGGCTCTCAGGAATTTTCCTGTTGTAAATTACTCAACAGAGTTGAAGCTTCCAGGCTTGGACACAGAATGTGTTATTTGCCTCTCAAATTTTTTGCCTGGTGAGCGTGTGCGGATGCTGCCCATCTGCAACCACGGATTTCACGTTCGTTGCATCGATAAGTGGCTCAGATCACATTCTTCATGCCCGAAATGTAGGCGTTGCCTGATTGAAACTTGCGAGAATATCGTGGGGTCTACTCAGGCTAGCTCTTCAAGACATTCAGCGCCAGAGACACTGACTACTGTCAGTATTAGGCCTCTGGAACCTCATGGCATTATACGCAATTATGGGGGACTTTGCTAA